One Drosophila kikkawai strain 14028-0561.14 chromosome 3L, DkikHiC1v2, whole genome shotgun sequence genomic window carries:
- the TORIP gene encoding uncharacterized protein TORIP, translating to MKDLKRRPLHDQRPTTPSEQEDQVDNETLISESGGGFEEGTSSSGEQETRDDESPPTTPPGTPAPPADRSRRKSLPPFKPTYTPESAQLPSSNSNLYGLALAGILVGCFLAFVLTPTPAPTFKTCSFDTLRNVQPKQQDKVWLALQKGIEGLINKKDYHPSVFLFLHQDPKLQKFIDAVASEASKCYGGPSQLIHMSKEDFGPGLDNSALAIERFKAKVKDGKVFLIVNLNEIAPNGARALHTICDTYSPIVEDAVIFLTLRTFNTTAARNSVELATDTLYDLWSKELHDNELDPLITRVTDQVLHLNS from the exons ATGAAGGACCTAAAGCGGCGTCCATTGCACGACCAGAGACCAACGACTCCTTCCGAGCAGGAAGATCAAGTGGACAATGAGACACTCATTTCAGAGTCGGGAGGCGGCTTTGAAGAAGGCACCTCCTCATCCGGTGAGCAGGAAACCCGAGATGACGAGTCACCGCCGACCACGCCCCCTGGGACTCCAGCTCCACCCGCTGATCGTTCTAGAAGAAAAAGTCTGCCACCTTTCAAACCAACTTACACGCCAGAAAGCGCTCAActgcccagcagcaacagtaacCTCTATGGATTAGCATTAGCTGGTATCCTGGTTGGCTGTTTCCTGGCATTCGTATTGACACCGACACCAGCTCCAACGTTCAAGACTTGTTCCTTTGATACCCTTAGGAATGTTCAGCCTAAACAGCAGGACAAGGTTTGGTTAGCCTTGCAGAAGGGCATCGAAGGTTTGATAAATAAGAAGGACTATCATCCAAGCGTGTTTTTGTTCCTGCACCAGGACCCAAAGCTTCAGAAATTTATTGATGCAGTTGCCTCTGAAGCATCCAAGTGTTACG GTGGCCCCAGTCAACTTATTCACATGAGCAAGGAGGACTTTGGCCCCGGTTTGGACAACTCTGCCCTGGCAATTGAGCGCTTTAAGGCAAAAGTGAAAGACGGAAAGGTCTTTTTGATTGTAAACCTTAATGAA ATTGCCCCGAATGGTGCCCGAGCCTTGCACACGATTTGTGATACCTATAGCCCCATCGTAGAGGACGCTGTCATCTTCCTAACGCTGCGTACCTTTAATACCACTGCTGCAAGGAACTCGGTCGAGCTGGCCACGGATACCTTGTACGATCTGTGGAGTAAGGAGCTGCATGACAATGAGCTAGATCCTTTGATAACCCGCGTCACCGATCAGGTGTTACACCTAAATAGTTAA